A portion of the Fusobacterium perfoetens ATCC 29250 genome contains these proteins:
- a CDS encoding THUMP domain-containing class I SAM-dependent RNA methyltransferase: MDKLEKKYTIVASTTMGLESIVRDECVELGFENVQAFNGKVEFSGTLRDIAVANIHLRCADRVFIKMGEFKAFSFEELFQNIKKLNWSEFVEKDGNFIISWVSAVKCKLFSKSDIQSISEKAIIENLKKIYKIERFSKTGAKFAVKIQGNKDIFSIMLDTSGVGLHKRGYRNLINEAPLKETLAAALVKLTRWNGGEKPFIDPMCGTGTIPIEAAMIARNIAPGVNRNFVSEDWKIFPKDLWIDVRDEAFSQEDYDKEVRVYGSDIDGEAIKVALENATKAGVEDDILFENKNFLELETPAEKGYLVSNPPYGERLLDDEKVERLYRLLGDVLLKRFPKWSYYIITSYKDFEKAFGKKSTKNRKLFNGGIECHYYQYYGEK, from the coding sequence ATGGATAAATTAGAAAAAAAATATACTATAGTAGCTTCTACTACTATGGGATTAGAAAGTATTGTAAGAGATGAATGTGTTGAGCTTGGATTTGAAAATGTACAAGCTTTTAATGGAAAAGTTGAATTTTCTGGTACTCTTAGAGATATAGCTGTTGCTAACATTCATCTAAGATGTGCTGATAGAGTATTTATAAAAATGGGAGAATTTAAAGCATTTTCTTTTGAAGAACTTTTCCAAAATATCAAAAAACTTAATTGGAGTGAGTTTGTAGAAAAAGATGGCAACTTTATTATAAGTTGGGTAAGTGCTGTTAAATGTAAACTTTTCTCAAAATCTGATATTCAAAGTATATCAGAAAAAGCAATAATTGAAAATTTAAAAAAAATCTATAAAATTGAAAGATTTTCTAAAACTGGAGCAAAGTTTGCTGTTAAAATTCAAGGAAATAAAGATATATTTAGTATTATGTTAGATACAAGTGGAGTTGGACTTCATAAAAGAGGTTATAGAAATTTAATAAATGAAGCTCCATTAAAAGAAACTTTGGCAGCAGCTCTTGTAAAATTAACAAGATGGAATGGTGGAGAAAAACCTTTTATTGACCCAATGTGTGGAACAGGGACTATTCCTATTGAAGCAGCTATGATAGCCCGTAATATAGCTCCAGGTGTTAATAGAAATTTTGTTTCAGAAGATTGGAAAATATTTCCAAAAGATTTATGGATAGATGTTAGAGATGAAGCTTTTTCTCAAGAAGATTATGATAAAGAAGTGAGAGTTTATGGTTCAGATATAGATGGAGAAGCTATAAAAGTGGCTCTTGAAAATGCTACTAAAGCAGGAGTAGAAGATGATATATTATTTGAAAATAAAAACTTTTTAGAGTTAGAAACACCAGCAGAAAAAGGGTATTTAGTATCAAATCCTCCTTATGGAGAAAGACTTTTAGATGATGAAAAAGTTGAAAGATTATATAGATTATTAGGAGATGTTTTATTAAAAAGATTCCCTAAATGGTCTTATTATATTATCACTTCTTATAAAGATTTTGAAAAGGCATTTGGTAAAAAATCTACTAAGAATAGAAAATTATTTAACGGTGGCATTGAATGTCATTACTATCAATATTATGGTGAAAAATAG
- a CDS encoding peptidylprolyl isomerase has translation MEVKNLRAKIITNKGSINIKLMPEVAPFTVLNFAHLSRIGYYNNLKFHRVIEEFMIQGGDPEGNGTGGPGYQFHDEFKKEVVFDRPGLLAMANAGPSTNGSQFFITHVETPWLNYKHTIFGEVVSPNDQDIVNRIAQDDVIKTIEITGDVKALYESDEAKETVAQINEILMSQSKFKNLKYEIEL, from the coding sequence ATGGAAGTTAAAAACTTAAGAGCAAAAATTATTACAAACAAAGGAAGTATCAATATTAAATTAATGCCAGAGGTTGCTCCTTTTACAGTACTTAACTTTGCTCATTTATCAAGAATAGGATATTATAACAACTTAAAATTCCACAGAGTAATTGAAGAATTTATGATTCAAGGTGGAGACCCAGAAGGAAATGGAACAGGTGGACCTGGATACCAATTTCATGATGAATTTAAAAAAGAAGTGGTATTTGATAGACCAGGATTACTTGCAATGGCAAATGCTGGACCAAGTACAAATGGTTCTCAATTCTTTATCACTCATGTTGAAACTCCATGGTTAAACTATAAACATACAATCTTTGGAGAAGTTGTATCACCTAATGACCAAGATATAGTTAACAGAATCGCTCAAGATGATGTAATAAAAACTATAGAAATCACAGGAGATGTAAAAGCTCTTTATGAAAGTGATGAAGCAAAAGAAACTGTTGCTCAAATCAACGAAATCTTAATGTCTCAATCTAAATTCAAAAACTTAAAATATGAAATAGAATTATAA
- a CDS encoding [FeFe] hydrogenase, group A, producing MVEQIYGKEIINFSSIGSIFSNIAGPELKKALSQGRNVVAISGMVVKPGVYDILETTTLSELIEMAGGITGHKKFKAAQFGLPFRNLVQEDYLDKPIDLELFEDGSTRNIIILSEEDCMVSFSKFYLEYLLANKQRRGYLEYSKVENEMERSWRTLDRISKGKGNIRDLFLLRQLCGAIKDTLGRKRNLVLESLDKFYHEFEEHVENKTCPAGQCIQLLQFKITDKCIGCTACARACPVGCISGSIKQKHTIDNDKCTHCGQCVIACPVGAIFEGDHTTQLLRDIATPNKIVVAQIAPAVRVAIGEAFGYEAGENVEKKLVAALKAIGIDYVFDTSWAADLTIMEEAKEFQERLEKYYEGDPNVKLPILTSCCPAWIKFFEQNYPDMLDVPSTVKSPMEIFSTVAKDIWAKNMGVTREHVSVVAIMPCLAKKYEASREEFSRGNNYDTDLVITTRELIKLFKQLNIDLKNLEDEDFDNPLGEYSGAGIIFGRTGGVIEAATRTTLESITGERLDEIEFHELRGWEGFRIAEIKVGHIELRIGISHGLEETGKMLDKIRAGEEFFHAIEIMACKGGCVGGGGQPKALKKLEVLKKRAEGLNNIDKSLPIRRSHENESVKKLYEDYLDYPLSRKAHELLHTRYFSKKFK from the coding sequence ATGGTTGAACAAATTTATGGGAAAGAAATAATTAATTTCTCATCAATCGGGTCAATATTCTCTAATATAGCTGGACCTGAACTAAAAAAAGCTTTAAGCCAAGGAAGAAATGTTGTGGCTATTTCTGGAATGGTAGTAAAACCAGGGGTATATGATATTTTAGAAACAACAACACTTTCTGAATTAATAGAAATGGCAGGAGGAATAACTGGGCACAAAAAATTTAAGGCTGCTCAATTTGGACTTCCATTTAGAAATTTAGTTCAAGAAGATTATTTAGATAAGCCTATTGATTTAGAACTATTTGAAGATGGTTCTACAAGAAATATTATAATTTTATCAGAAGAAGATTGTATGGTTTCTTTTTCTAAATTCTATTTAGAATATCTTTTAGCTAACAAGCAAAGAAGAGGATACTTAGAATATTCAAAAGTTGAAAATGAAATGGAACGTTCTTGGAGAACTTTAGATAGAATTTCTAAAGGAAAAGGAAATATAAGAGATTTATTTTTATTGAGACAACTTTGTGGAGCAATAAAAGACACTTTAGGTAGAAAAAGAAATCTTGTACTTGAATCTTTAGATAAATTTTATCATGAATTTGAAGAACATGTTGAAAATAAAACTTGTCCAGCTGGTCAATGTATTCAATTATTACAATTTAAAATCACTGATAAATGTATAGGATGTACAGCTTGTGCTAGAGCATGTCCTGTTGGATGTATCTCTGGAAGTATTAAGCAAAAACATACTATAGATAATGATAAATGTACTCACTGTGGTCAATGTGTTATAGCATGTCCTGTTGGAGCTATATTTGAAGGTGACCACACAACTCAATTATTAAGAGATATTGCTACTCCTAACAAAATTGTTGTAGCTCAAATAGCTCCTGCTGTAAGAGTGGCTATTGGAGAGGCTTTTGGATATGAAGCTGGAGAAAACGTTGAGAAAAAATTAGTAGCTGCTTTAAAAGCTATTGGAATAGACTATGTATTTGATACAAGCTGGGCTGCTGACTTAACAATAATGGAAGAGGCTAAAGAATTCCAAGAAAGATTAGAAAAATATTATGAGGGAGACCCTAATGTAAAACTTCCAATACTAACTTCTTGTTGTCCAGCATGGATTAAATTCTTTGAACAAAACTATCCAGATATGTTAGATGTTCCTTCAACAGTAAAATCTCCAATGGAAATATTCTCTACTGTTGCAAAAGACATTTGGGCCAAAAACATGGGTGTTACTAGAGAACATGTTTCTGTTGTTGCTATTATGCCTTGTCTTGCTAAAAAATATGAAGCATCAAGAGAGGAATTTTCAAGAGGAAATAACTACGATACAGATTTAGTTATCACTACTAGAGAACTTATAAAATTATTTAAACAATTAAATATAGATTTAAAAAATCTTGAAGATGAAGATTTTGATAATCCATTAGGAGAATATTCTGGAGCTGGAATAATTTTCGGAAGAACAGGTGGAGTTATTGAAGCTGCCACAAGAACAACTTTAGAGTCTATTACTGGTGAAAGATTAGATGAAATCGAATTCCATGAGTTAAGAGGTTGGGAGGGATTCAGAATTGCTGAAATAAAAGTAGGACATATTGAACTTAGAATCGGAATTTCTCATGGACTTGAAGAAACTGGAAAAATGCTTGATAAAATAAGAGCTGGAGAAGAATTTTTCCATGCTATTGAGATAATGGCATGTAAAGGTGGATGCGTTGGTGGTGGAGGACAACCAAAAGCATTGAAAAAATTAGAAGTATTAAAGAAAAGAGCAGAAGGATTAAATAATATTGATAAATCCCTTCCTATCAGAAGATCACATGAAAATGAATCTGTTAAAAAATTATATGAAGATTATTTAGATTATCCATTAAGCCGTAAAGCTCATGAGTTATTACATACTAGATACTTCTCTAAAAAATTTAAATAG